The proteins below come from a single Micromonas commoda chromosome 8, complete sequence genomic window:
- a CDS encoding predicted protein produces MNRPAAGTKLRFSVAHATGETRGWQCARFSKFPQELILRLDHPARIHQIQLLSHEYKIATKIELYTGLLPPGETSMDRAIMRRLGHLSFDPNTASGHQARELKSVHVNVDAAILRVVVHKCHVNKLNIYNQVGIVAINVIGEAISPTDPGWGGAGGNLAPGPRPARGAGMADMAIDLDVDPVTAVKIREIHALKDEAVAREDYDEAKRLRDGINRLKAVGAKIGQLEARKRAAVEAEDYEAAKLIKLEIDKLRDAGGVTALGESVGAGSGRARRGEDDEAIFAHVLQANREIIDRPPVDLIQPGGRAPAPDLGDLESPAPEYGGGGAVREEYEHPPAPPSPPPPPPPPRESDTTYGAQTQPEAYEPRREYEAPTREMARMSHDERVVGGLSPAQLAAIKANAGPDDIPPPVSQGYSAMGNYDERPAVSRTAMEMAKQEGSTPQRFRDGPDASAKGFNNDEVPAGATGRSRMPAGLEDEEFVPPVGSVRSPGNAKPPEGYDPDLPPPDPIPSAFTTEAGPVVDAFGEYAAMCLYSKNWMHREAALARMEEQVRQGAVNADTREVFRTMCNMMTRLFKDKVANVFANACKLLTSAVKVMGKELGGREVHSSVAQLVPQLIEKLGDAHAKVRDASREAILELASSDLTLVSGPLVKPVRSQSVWRIVLGRLSIMNELIPKHGLAKAGHDGLTLEAVMEFTSKTFESPNGDVRSAAVKVTLECCNIAGRAVEKFLPKNLKPAIRDIIDEGLGVKTGAGGGGGGGARKSAATPGKGKAPPPNAGQRAPAPVGGGNPTARELKAEIAAREKELGKQHPDVAVALTDLAALHSEEEQFAAAQPLYERALRIQEKTLGSEHQDTVQTLTDLAICHLDQGHNEVGRPLLERALVLQEQALGPDHADVVAIRDVLQSLDADDGM; encoded by the exons ATGAatcgtccggcggcgggcaccAAGCTCCGCTTCTCCGTGGCTCACGCCACAGGCGAG ACCCGAGGATGGCAGTGCGCACGCTTCTCGAAGTTCCCGCAGGAGCTCATCCTGCGCCTCGAccaccccgcgcgcatcCACCAGATCCAGCTCCTGTCGCACGAGTACAAGATCGCCACGAAGATTGAGCTGTACACGGGCCTGCTCCCTCCGGGCGAGACGTCGATGGACCGCGCCATCatgcgccgcctcgggcacCTAAGCTTCGATCCGAACACCGCGAGCGGGCACCAGGCCAGGGAGCTCAAGTCCGTGCACGtcaacgtcgacgccgccatcctccgcgtcgtcgtccacaaGTGTCACGTCAACAAGCTCAACATCTACAACCAGGTGGGCATCGTCGCCATCAACGTCATCGGCGAGGCCATCTCCCCGACGGACCCCGggtggggcggcgccggcgggaacCTCGCGCCGGGGCCCAGGCCCGCCAGGGGCGCGGGCATGGCCGACATGGCCatcgacctcgacgtcgatccCGTCACCGCGGTTAAGATTCGAGAGATTCACGCGCTCAAAGATGAagccgtcgcgagggaggactACGACGAGGCcaagcgcctccgcgacggcatcAACCGCCTCAAGGCTGTCGGCGCCAAGATTGGCCAGCTCGAGGCTcgcaagcgcgcggcggtggaggctgaGGATTACGAAGCCGCCAAGCTCATCAAGCTCGAGATTGAcaagctccgcgacgcggggggggtcaccgcgctgggcgagtccgtcggcgcggggtccggccgcgcgcgacgcggcgaggacgacgaggccatATTCGCGCACGTCCTCCAGGCCAACAGGGAAATCATAGACCGCCCCCCCGTGGACCTCATCCAGCCCGGCGGcagggcgcccgcgcccgacttGGGAGATTTGGAATCGCCTGCGCCGgagtacggcggcggcggcgccgtgcgcgaggagTACGAGCatccacccgcgccgccgtccccgccccccccgcccccgccgccgcgcgagtcgGACACGACGTACGGCGCGCAAACACAGCCGGAGGCGTACGAGCCCCGCCGGGAGTACGAAGCTCCGACTCGGGAGATGGCGCGGATGAgccacgacgagcgcgtcgtcggcggcctctcccccgcgcagctcgcggcgatcaagGCCAACGCCGGCCCCGACGACATCCCCCCGCCCGTCAGCCAGGGGTACAGCGCCATGGGTAACTACGACGAGAGGCCCGCGGTGTCCCGCACGGCGATGGAGATGGCCAAGCAGGAGGGGTCCACGCCCCAACGCTTCCGCGACGGCCCCGACGCCAGCGCGAAGGGTTTCAACAACGACGAGGttcccgcgggggcgacgggccgAAGCCGCATGCCCGCGGGTCTAGAGGACGAGGAGTTCGTTCCCCCCGTCGGCTCGGTTCGATCCCCGGGTAACGCGAAGCCACCCGAGGGGTACGACCCGGACCTGCCCCCGCCCGATCCGATTCCCTCCGCGTTTACCACCGAGGCTGGACCGGTGGTTGACGCGTTTGGCGAATACGCCGCCATGTGCCTGTACTCCAAGAACTGGATGCAccgcgaggctgcgctggCGAGGATGGAGGAACAGGTTCGCCAaggcgcggtgaacgcggaCACCAGGGAGGTGTTCCGCACGATGTGCAACATGATGACGCGCCTGTTCAAAGATAAGGTTGCCAACGTCTTTGCCAACGCGTGCAAGCTGTTGACGAGCGCCGTGAAGGTCATGGGTAAGGAGCTCGGCGGTCGCGAGGTGCACAGCAGCGTCGCTCAGCTGGTGCCGCAGCTGatcgagaagctcggcgacgcgcacgccaaGGTTCGGGACGCGTCCAGGGAGGCCATCCTGGAGCTGGCGAGCTCCGACCTCACGCTGGTGTCGGGCCCGCTGGTGAAGCCCGTGCGATCGCAGAGCGTCTGGCGCATCGTCCTCGGCCGGCTCTCCATCATGAACGAGCTCATCCCCAAGCACGGCCTCGCCAAGGCTGGCCACGACGGTCTCACCCTCGAGGCGGTCATGGAGTTCACCTCCAAAACCTTCGAGTCACCCAACGGAGACGTgcggtccgccgccgtgaaGGTTACGCTGGAGTGCTGCAACAtcgccggccgcgccgtGGAGAAGTTCCTCCCGAAGAACCTCAAGCCCGCCATCCGCGACATCATCGATGAGGGCTTGGGCGTCAAgaccggggcgggcggcggcggcgggggcggcgcgcgcaagagcgcggcgacgccggggaagGGGAAGGCTCCTCCTCCCAATGCGGGTCAAAGAGCCCCGGCGCCGGTTGGCGGGGGTAACCCCACGGCGAgggagctcaaggctgagatcgcggcgagggagaaggaGCTGGGTAAGCAGcaccccgacgtcgcggtggcgctcaccgacctcgccgcgcttcactcggaggaggagcagtTCGCAGCGGCGCAGCCCTTGTACGAGCGAGCGCTGAGGATCCAGGAGAAGACGCTCGGCTCGGAGCATCAGGACACGGTGCAGACGCTGACGGATCTGGCGATCTGCCACCTGGACCAGGGGCACAACGAGGTGGGCAGACCGCTGCTGGAGAGGGCGCTGGTGCTGCAGGAGCAGGCGCTCGGCCCGGACCACGCCGACGTGGTGGCCATCAGGGACGTTCTCCAGAGcctggacgccgacgacgggatGTGA
- a CDS encoding predicted protein: MAASDCAVCLETFNDTDCVPARLPCCQRETSTFGVCLGCLEEICNHYTVEAGRVGKCPRCRERLYVSADGVVSKAPQPRGKCRMCCQERVLLDGGKCDACILGSQFALTYECDRCGRHQRIPHPMWRYQTTPGEFGTSTWACHNGCDDYTRWRVIEADLGRVPAHDAPEGWQMLDRWLEQLREERARVARMRPEERRDHGAVFIHRRQGCVVS; encoded by the coding sequence ATGGCAGCCTCCGACTGCGCGGTCTGCCTCGAGACCTTCAACGACACCGATTGCGTCCCCGCGAGGCTGCCGTGCTGCCAGAGGGAGACGTCAACCTTCGGGGTTTGTCTCGGATGTCTCGAGGAGATTTGCAATCACTACACCGTGGAGGCGGGAAGGGTGGGGAAGTGCCCCCGTTGCAGGGAGAGACTCTACGTGTCGGCCGACGGGGTCGTGTCCAAAGCCCCGCAGCCTAGGGGTAAGTGCAGGATGTGCTGCCAGGAGAGGGTCCTCCTGGACGGCGGCAAGTGCGACGCGTGTATACTGGGCTCTCAGTTCGCGCTGACGTACGAGTGCGACCGGTGCGGTCGACACCAGCGGATCCCGCACCCCATGTGGCGGTACCAAACCACGCCCGGGGAGTTCGGGACCAGCACGTGGGCTTGCCACAACGGATGCGACGACTACACGCGCTGGAGGGTGATCGAGGCGGATTTGGGCAGGGTGCCCGCGCACGATGCGCCGGAGGGATGGCAGATGCTGGACCGATGGCTGGAGCAGCTCCGGGAGGAGCGGGCGCGAGTCGCGAGGATGCGGCCGGAGGAACGCCGCGACCACGGCGCGGTGTtcatccaccgccgccagggATGCGTCGTGTCGTGA
- a CDS encoding predicted protein codes for MSALARASTRASTSGRSSPAPISPPRRAHGNARLPRRPTASSSSSRSVALAAARDESPIRDGDDAAPKTPTLREASKKFSEDFWDEVGKSRGGVPMLRRMNEQLDEERDALMRGDADPSRASSTTGDTPSTDPDARDASTTETEDVARQSEGFWTRCTVGGLLIAVVFWWWGLTGMHWPTVRWVLTHPNALLWSGDLGWSVAREVGLRLGASALRCGVAWCAMRSHWRVMFALGVFASACPTAGAT; via the coding sequence ATGtctgcgctcgcgcgcgcatcgacccGCGCATCGACGTCCGGGAGGagctcccccgcgccgatttcccccccccggcgcgcgcatGGGAACGCGCGTCTCCCCCGGCGTCCAACCGCCTCGTCTTCGTCATCCCGcagcgtcgcgctcgccgccgcgcgcgacgagtcgcccatccgcgacggtgacgacgccgccccgaaGACCCCGACGCTGCGGGAGGCTTCCAAGAAGTTCTCCGAGGACTTCTGGGACGAGGTCGGCAAGAGTCGGGGCGGGGTGCCCATGCTGAGGCGCATGAACGAGCAACTCGACGAGGAGAGGGACGCGTTGatgcggggcgacgcggacccatcccgcgcctcctcgacgacgggcgacACCCCATCGACGGATCCGGACGCCCGAGACGCGTCAACGACCGAgaccgaggacgtcgcccgcCAATCGGAGGGGTTCTGGACGCGGTGCACCGTCGGCGGACTGCTCATCGCCGTGGTCTTCTGGTGGTGGGGGCTGACCGGGATGCACTGGCCGACGGTGAGGTGGGTGCTGACGCACCCGAACGCGCTCCTGTGGTCCGGTGATCTGGGGTGGTCggtcgcgagggaggtggGACTGaggctcggcgcgtccgcgctgcgATGCGGCGTGGCGTGGTGCGCGATGAGGAGCCACTGGCGAGTGATGTTTGCGCTGGGCGTtttcgcgtcggcgtgtcccaccgcgggcgcgacgtga
- a CDS encoding predicted protein — protein MMANLKVRPKHGVPNARAALGASEYQRCVSHDSHPSAAYNTSDHEALREDLLFDISRDEYPAVTAYNDSKALLAEVTCEAAPPALFTDTEVCTSVEGFCDVSCEMPVPDHCITGDKSFGTCEPTVNHICDSIEKTHNNCEQTQRQSIAAEDRYNKHEVGTPPCRVDADAPFAKAAYAQMKYEAAYLEWVNAVNDATEVCTIGHALWVHNLGLYQAHYAKLEATTADLIQLCSGQNHTDEFDIDSAIADASLSYQRASKGPLHHPNDRRRLVWWQQLCEPSIHALEELIKSLEIASPQLMCFAETCQVKKAAEQTSFEVLVNAHNKFEMAFAEYRDEVVAYNDGVEKKHLSLAATIASFESFHVIQEELHLGYENDMDLFDRFDSGADNGHCGLTDCQVQAVCGAQLKSHFETFVSTDTCTPAPYSVDKICNPPPSPPPPSPAPVVVAEVVGEVEDMETPVLPGQEEKAAEEEEAGGEPMPYPQGPYRGEARAW, from the coding sequence ATGATGGCTAACCTCAAGGTTCGCCCCAAGCACGGCGTTCccaacgcccgcgccgcgctcggcgcctccGAGTACCAGCGATGCGTCTCCCACGACTCGcacccctccgccgcgtatAACACCTCCGACCACGAGGCTCTGCGCGAGGACTTGCTCTTCGACATCTCCCGCGACGAGTACCCCGCGGTGACTGCGTACAACGACTCCAAGGCTCtcctcgcggaggtgacCTGCGAGGCTGCGCCCCCGGCGCTCTTCACCGACACCGAGGTTTGCACCTCCGTGGAGGGCTTctgcgacgtgagctgcgAGATGCCCGTCCCCGACCACTGCATCACCGGCGACAAGTCCTTCGGCACCTGCGAGCCCACCGTCAACCACATCTGCGACTCCATCGAGAAGACCCACAACAACTGCGAGCAGACCCAGCGCcagtccatcgccgccgaggacagGTACAACAAGCACGAGGTTGGCACGCCGCCCTGCAgggtggacgccgacgcccccttCGCCAAGGCTGCGTACGCGCAGATGAAGTACGAGGCCGCGTACCTCGAGTGGGTCAACGCCGTCAACGACGCCACCGAGGTGTGCACCATCGGCCACGCCCTCTGGGTTCACAACCTCGGCCTCTACCAGGCTCACTacgccaagctcgaggcgacCACCGCCGACCTCATCCAGCTGTGCAGCGGCCAGAACCACACCGACGAGTTTGACATCGActcggccatcgccgacgcgtcgctctcCTACCAGAGGGCGTCCAAGGGCCCGCTCCACCACCCCAAcgaccgtcgtcgcctcgtgTGGTGGCAGCAGCTCTGCGAGCCCTCCATCcacgccctcgaggagctcatcaAGTCCCTGGAGATTGCCTCCCCCCAGCTCATGTGCTTCGCCGAGACTTGCCAGGTgaagaaggctgccgagcAGACGTCGTTTGAGGTGCTCGTCAACGCGCACAACAAGTTCGAGATGGCCTTCGCCGAGTACCGCGACGAGGTTGTCGCCTacaacgacggcgtcgagaaGAAGCACCTCTCTCTCGCCGCCACCATCGCCTCCTTCGAGTCCTTCCACGTCATCCAGGAGGAGCTCCACCTGGGGTACGAAAACGACATGGACCTCTTCGATCGATTCGATTCCGGCGCGGATAACGGTCACTGCGGTCTCACCGACTGCCAGGTGCAGGCGGTGTGCGGCGCCCAGCTCAAGAGCCACTTCGAAACCTTCGTGTCCACCGACACCTGCACCCCGGCGCCGTACTCGGTCGACAAGATCTGCAaccctccgccctcgccccctcccccgtccccggctcCGGTGGTTGTCGCGGAGGTTGTGGGTGAGGTGGAAGATATGGAGACGCCGGTGCTCCCGGGgcaggaggagaaggcggcggaggaggaggaggctggcggcgaGCCCATGCCTTACCCTCAGGGGCCCTACAGAGGTGAAGCCAGGGCATGGTAA
- a CDS encoding predicted protein: protein MGRTVLRNVVLAGCFASANAWASMMAPPAQVGVSSKTGHVGAMAPGRAPGPAPGPARGPSASPAASYDPAVMPSVDELFPQPESTPKYEPTYFGGKVKSAVDASEPCMDYVWDSNGIMSYVQVPCPTPNYMDEPEGTATPMLTPEEAAKAEKEPVTTPPTTVGAPLTGCYELDSAPPQGYVHKESNLEFNVDRGGVPAVTYEVNTEHFAILTCATPPMNKFSQSEFCDGGACDTDCHLAIPPKCNSTSASFGVCAPTVDGICDLLDNSATACDLAAQKVIDATNSYNKLDVDNSPCKSTIYDVTKDAHESYRLAYDSWVYAYNNASHACKVGAAIRDYNGMAFVQHHQNMDNIQKVSEMVCNAEEFDFEAAAAAAAPNRKLLQVSNNQTCAQIQDLIEQIKADTDLASRQIQCFASECVNTRALENYKFQELLNAYEIYNNTLSSYKGAVVGYNSAVADKFTKKAAAEEAFGVFNPVKASVSDKFHSDLETYMTFASGAAAGTCGLTDCEMTAVCSYEMQNKFSDYVTKSEQGCVRNEKPLVELCKDRVEA from the coding sequence ATGGGCCGCACCGTCCTTCGTAACGTCGTCCTGGCTGGATGCTTCGCGTCTGCCAACGCCTGGGCCTCCATGATGGCCCCCCCCGCGCAGGTTGGCGTGTCCTCCAAGACCGgccacgtcggcgcgatggcTCCCGGCAGGGCCCCcggccccgcccccggccccgcccgcggcccttccgcctcccccgcggcgtcctaCGACCCCGCCGTCATGCcctccgtcgacgagctcttCCCCCAGCCCGAATCCACCCCCAAGTACGAACCCACGTACTTTGGCGGCAAGGTTAAGAGCGCGGTTGACGCCTCCGAGCCCTGCATGGATTACGTGTGGGATTCCAACGGCATCATGTCCTACGTGCAGGTTCCCTGCCCCACCCCCAACTACATGGACGAGCCCGAGGGCACCGCGACCCCCATGCTcacccccgaggaggcggccaaggctgagaaggagCCTGTAACCACCCCCCCGaccaccgtcggcgcgcccctcaCCGGCTGCTACGAGCTCGACTCCGCGCCCCCCCAGGGCTACGTGCACAAGGAGTCCAACCTCGAGTTCAacgtcgaccgcggcggtgttccCGCCGTCACCTACGAGGTGAACACTGAGCACTTCGCCATCCTCACCTGCGCGACCCCCCCCATGAACAAGTTCTCCCAGTCCGAGTtctgcgacggcggcgcttgCGACACCGACTGCCACCTCGCGATTCCCCCCAAGTGCaactccacctccgcctccttcggcgTGTGCGCGCCCACCGTTGACGGCATCTGCGACCTCCTCGACAACTCCGCGACCGCTTGCGATCTCGCGGCCCAGAAGGTCATCGACGCCACCAACTCCTACAACAAGCTCGACGTGGACAACTCCCCCTGCAAGTCCACCATCTACGACGTGACCAAGGATGCCCACGAGTCCTACCGTCTCGCCTACGATAGCTGGGTGTACGCCTACAACAACGCGTCCCACGCGTGCAAGGTTGGCGCCGCCATCCGCGATTACAACGGCATGGCTTTCGTCCAGCACCACCAGAACATGGACAACATCCAGAAGGTTTCGGAGATGGTGTGCAACGCCGAGGAGTTCGACttcgaggccgccgccgccgccgccgcgcccaaccGCAAGCTTCTCCAGGTCTCCAACAACCAGACCTGCGCCCAGATCCAGGACCTCATCGAGCAGATCAAGGCCGACACCGACCTTGCCTCCCGCCAGATTCAGTGCTTCGCGTCTGAGTGCGTGaacacccgcgcgctcgagaacTACAAGTTCCAGGAGCTCCTCAACGCCTACGAAATCTACAACAACACTCTCTCCTCTTACAAGGGTGCTGTCGTCGGCTACAACAGCGCGGTTGCGGACAAGTTCAccaagaaggctgcggcTGAGGAGGCGTTTGGCGTGTTCAACCCGGTGAAGGCGTCTGTGTCTGACAAGTTCCACAGCGACCTCGAGACTTACATGACCTTtgcgtccggcgcggcggcgggcaccTGCGGTCTCACCGACTGCGAGATGACCGCGGTGTGCTCGTACGAGATGCAGAACAAGTTCTCCGACTACGTCACCAAGTCTGAGCAGGGTTGCGTGCGCAACGAGAAGCCCCTTGTTGAGCTGTGCAAGGACCGCGTCGAGGCCTAA
- a CDS encoding predicted protein has protein sequence MGRRTAATASASAIRAAWTAAHLEGRARGAIRSRGSTREFASSSSSRRAAIDDSPGTSSDDAPPDVRSSFQYCVQRVRQHDYEAYLCTLALPKEHRLTAMALRAFNVETAQALGATKEPHLALMRLRWWKDAVAAAAGDRGATPPPHPVAIALHSALRTSMRDTGGVGARHRRWLNAIVDARIRDAELDTMPPGIPFLEAYADQTHASLLYLILDACGVRNADADHAAAHLGKAIGIANLLRGTPMHSKQRRCYLPADVCAKHGAATEDVYRGRPTESVRDAVHEVASIAKAHLDGARAMAPRLARAGVDGGAIARKVLLPAVGTGRYLEALEAKDFDVFHPELVRGANPIVTQGRIAWAAFRGTY, from the coding sequence ATGGGaaggcgaacggcggcgaccgcgagtgCCTCGGCGATAcgggcggcgtggacggccgCCCAcctcgagggacgcgcgcgcggggcgattCGATCGCGCGGATCGACCCGCgagttcgcgtcgtcgtcgtcgtcgcggcgcgcggcgatcgacgatTCGCCGGGAACGTCatcggacgacgccccgcccgaCGTGCGCTCCTCGTTCCAGTACTGCGTGCAGCGCGTGCGTCAGCACGACTACGAGGCGTACCTCTGCACGCTCGCGCTGCCCAAGGAGCACCGGCtcaccgcgatggcgttgaGGGCGTTCAACGTCGAGaccgcgcaggcgctgggAGCCACGAAAGAGCCCCACCTCGCGCTCATGCGACTGCGATGGTGGAaagacgccgtcgccgccgccgcgggcgaccgcggcgcgaccccgcccccgcATCCCGTCGCTATCGCGCTTCACAGCGCGCTGCGTACGTCCATGCgcgacaccggcggcgtcggcgccaggCACAGGCGGTGGCTCaacgccatcgtcgacgccagAATAAGAGACGCCGAGCTGGATACCATGCCGCCGGGGATACCCTTCCTGGAGGCTTACGCGGACCAGACCCACGCGTCGCTCCTCTACCTGATACTGGACGCGTGCGGGGTGCgcaacgccgacgcggaccacgcggcggcgcacctcggCAAGGCGATCGGCATCGCCAACCTCTTACGGGGCACTCCGATGCATTCCAAACAGCGACGGTGTTACCTCCCCGCGGACGTCTGCGCTAAacacggcgccgccaccgaggaCGTGTACCGCGGCAGGCCCACGGAGAGTgttcgcgacgcggtgcacgaggtggcgtccatcgcgaagGCGCACCTGGACGGCGCCAGGGCGATGGCGCCCAGgttggcgagggcgggggtggacgggGGGGCGATCGCGAGGAAAGTGCTCCTGCCCGCGGTTGGGACGGGGCGGTACCTGGAAGCGTTGGAGGCGAAGGACTTCGACGTGTTCCACCCGGAGCTCGTCCGGGGGGCGAACCCGATCGTAACGCAGGGGCGGATCGCGTGGGCGGCGTTCCGGGGGACGTACTGA
- a CDS encoding predicted protein, giving the protein MGGESCRLYVRGIILGYKRARTNQTNHTSLIKLENVNDKSSADFYLGKKLCYVYKAKTKKKGTVFRTSWGKVTRAHGSSGVVRAKFKKNLPPSSMGGKIRCMLYPSNI; this is encoded by the exons ATGGGTGGGGAATCTTGCCG CCTCTACGTGCGCGGTATCATCCTGGGGTACAAGCG TGCTCGTACCAACCAGACCAACCACACCTCTCTGATCAAGCTCGAGAATGTCAACGACAAGTCTTCCGCCGACTTTTACCTCGGCAAGAAGCTCTGCTACGTGTACAAGGCGAAGaccaagaagaagggcacCGTGTTCCGCACCAGCTGGGGCAAGGTGACGCGCGCTCACGGGTCGAGCGGCGTGGTGAGGGCCAAGTTCAAGAAGAACCTCCCCCCCTCCTCCATGGGCGGCAAGATTCGCTGCATGCTCTACCCCTCCAACATCTAA
- a CDS encoding predicted protein, giving the protein MASASTGPSRLAHPSHRYGRRAVARASAHPPARASPPPLDVVSTTLIVDDLVFHDGQTRMAMLGGGGPQTLFGAGLARRSPPLTLGLVAGIGGNGDCPHECIEWLIHHGVDVRGLMPTPKMPTPRAWQITERDGRRTQVWRLDERRSDELYAMLRPAHSSWPENAKNARCAHFGVNPSRPDVSLCAALRAAGCGLTSVEPFTVASVPLADAELRALCGAADVFSPNEREARSLFVDGDSLSPTELVRRIAEAGADVVCLRRGERGAMVYDAGRNEGYECPSVALHVVDETGCGNAFCGAFAAALSRGEGIKEGLALGSAAASVMLEHVGVPSGGFEEYRDEAERRAAAARAATVAFSL; this is encoded by the coding sequence ATGGCGTCCGCTTCTACCGGCCCATCGCGTCTCGCGCATCCGTCGCATCGGtacggacgtcgcgcggtcgcccgcgcgtcggcccacccccccgcgcgcgcctcgcccccgcccctgGACGTGGTCAGCACCAccctcatcgtcgacgaTCTCGTTTTCCACGACGGGCAAACCCGCATGGcgatgctcggcggcggcgggccgcAGACGCTCTTCGGCGCGGGCCTTGCGAGGAGGTCCCCCCCGCTGaccctcggcctcgtcgccggaaTCGGGGGAAACGGCGACTGCCCGCACGAGTGCATCGAATGGCTCATCcaccacggcgtcgacgtgcgcggaCTAATGCCGACGCCGAAAATGCCGACGCCTCGAGCGTGGCAGATcaccgagcgcgacggcagACGCACGCAGGTGTGGCGCCTGGACGAACGGCGCAGCGATGAACTGTACGCCATGCTCCGCCCGGCGCATTCGAGTTGGCCAGAAAATGCAAAAAATGCGAGATGCGCACATTTTGGTGTGAACCCGTCGCGACCGGACGTCTCGctctgcgccgcgctgcgcgccgccggatgCGGGCTGACGTCCGTCGAGCCCTtcaccgtcgcgtccgttcccctcgccgacgcggagctgcgcgcgctgtgcggcgccgcggacgtcttctccccgaacgagcgcgaggctcggtcgctcttcgtcgacggcgattcGCTTTCTCCGACGGAACTCGTCCGACGAATTGCCGAAGCCGGGGCCGACGTCGTgtgcctgcgccgcggcgagcgcggcgcgatggtgTACGACGCGGGGCGGAACGAGGGGTACGAGTGCCCGAGCGTGGCGTTACACGTGGTGGACGAGACCGGGTGCGGCAACGCGTTTTGTGGGGcattcgcggcggcgctctcgcgGGGCGAAGGGATCAAAGAGGGGCTTGCGCtggggtccgccgcggcgagcgtgaTGCTGGAGCACGTCGGGGTTCCGTCCGGGGGGTTCGAGGAGTAcagggacgaggcggagaggcgcgcggcggcggccagggcggcCACCGTCGCGTTCTCGCTCTAA